The following are from one region of the Fusarium keratoplasticum isolate Fu6.1 chromosome 4, whole genome shotgun sequence genome:
- a CDS encoding Aldo-ket-red domain-containing protein produces MDAKNATSLSYKLNTGASIPAIGLGTWQSAEDQTRDAVKYALQNGYRHIDTAFNYKNEKEVGDGIRASGIPREEIWVTTKLDNDWHHRASEGLASSLKDLGLDYVDLFLVHFPCSTDPTDSSKHLADWDYVKTWQEMQKLLETGKAKNIGVSNFQIRHLEKLLSDPSCKVVPAVNQLELHPYNPSPKLVGYCKSKGIHCTAYSCLGGNSTSPINGHTDLVKNSTVAKIAEAKGKTPAQILLKWGLQRGTSVIPKSVTPTRIASNFDLDGWVLSEDEIAELTGIKTRSKVVGDSWMPIKVFFGDDE; encoded by the exons atggatgccaagaacGCAACTTCCCTCAGCTACAAGCTGAACACCGGTGCCTCCATTCCGGCCATTGGCCTAGGTACCTGGCAGTCTGCCGAAGATCAGACCCGGGATGCTGTCAAGTACGCCCTGCAGAACGGGTACCGACACATTGACACCGCCTTCAACTACAAGAATGAAAAGgaagttggagatggcatTCGCGCCTCTGGTATTCCTAGGGAGGAAATTTGGGTTACGACAAAGCTAGACAATGACTGGCATCATCGTGCAAGCGAAGGCCTGGCATCCTCCCTGAAAGACTTGGGGCTTGACTACGTCGACCTATTCCTGGTGCACTTCCCCTGCTCTACGGACCCAACAGACAGTTCCAAACACCTCGCTGATTGGGACTATGTGAAGACATG GCAAGAGATGCAGAAGCTGCTTGAAACTGGAAAGGCGAAGAACATTGGGGTGTCCAACTTCCAGATCCGCCatctcgagaagcttctcagCGACCCATCATGCAAGGTTGTCCCCGCAGTAAACCAGCTTGAG TTGCACCCTTACAACCCTTC GCCTAAGCTTGTGGGATACTGCAAATCCAAGGGTATACACTGCACTGCATACAGCTGCCTGGGTGGTAACTCGACGTCGCCCATCAACGGCCACACCGATCTTGTCAAGAATAGCACAGTGGCAAAGATCGCAGAGGCCAAGGGGAAGACGCCTGCCCAGATCCT CCTAAAATGGGGATTGCAGCGCGGCACCAGTGTCATTCCTAAGAGCGTCACACCTACGCGCATCGCTTCTAACTTTGACTTGGACGGATGGGTTCTGTCCGAGGATGAGATTGCAGAGCTTACTGGAATCAAGACGCGTTCCAAGGTTGTTGGGGACAGCTGGATGCCCATTAAGGTGTTTTTCGGTGACGATGAGTAG